A DNA window from Halorussus salinus contains the following coding sequences:
- a CDS encoding ABC transporter ATP-binding protein, protein MDTDTVTESRDARDAIAASDVSLTYSDGTEAVKSVDLTVPEGEFFGFLGPNGAGKTTTIKMLATLLKPTGGEVRVNGFDVREQAQSVRESIGYMAQETSIDPELTARENVRFACEAYGVPRSERAERIEELLELADLADVADKRADDFSGGMKKRLDAATALVHRPPLVFLDEPTTGLDPKARNRLWEYFRRINEQGTTIFLTTQYLEEADQLCDRIAVILDGEIVATGSPAELKRRVGGELLDIEIDGGEAARERAAEVARSSGVFDSASVEVTDEGLTVTARNARTNGTDLLVALRDEGLTVTGFNVRAPTLDDVFLAITGEELEDAPDDAAVDAEVIR, encoded by the coding sequence ATGGACACGGACACAGTCACCGAGTCGAGGGACGCGAGAGACGCGATAGCCGCGAGCGACGTTTCGCTGACGTACAGCGACGGCACCGAGGCCGTGAAGTCGGTGGACCTCACGGTTCCCGAAGGCGAGTTCTTCGGGTTCCTCGGACCGAACGGCGCGGGGAAGACGACGACCATCAAGATGCTGGCGACGCTGTTGAAACCGACCGGCGGCGAGGTTCGGGTCAACGGGTTCGACGTGCGCGAACAGGCCCAGTCGGTCCGGGAGTCCATCGGATACATGGCCCAAGAGACCAGCATCGACCCGGAACTCACCGCGCGCGAGAACGTCCGGTTCGCCTGCGAGGCCTACGGCGTCCCGCGAAGCGAGCGCGCCGAGCGCATCGAGGAACTGCTCGAACTCGCCGACCTCGCGGACGTGGCCGACAAGCGCGCCGACGACTTCTCCGGCGGGATGAAAAAGCGCCTCGACGCCGCGACCGCGCTGGTCCACCGGCCGCCGCTGGTGTTCTTGGACGAACCGACGACGGGACTCGACCCGAAGGCCAGAAATCGCCTGTGGGAGTACTTCCGACGCATCAACGAGCAGGGCACGACCATCTTTCTCACGACCCAGTATTTGGAGGAGGCCGACCAGCTCTGCGACCGCATCGCGGTCATCCTCGACGGCGAAATCGTCGCCACGGGGTCGCCCGCGGAGTTGAAGCGCAGGGTCGGCGGCGAACTGCTGGACATCGAAATCGACGGCGGCGAGGCGGCCCGCGAGCGCGCCGCCGAAGTCGCGCGCTCGTCGGGCGTCTTCGACTCGGCCAGCGTCGAGGTCACCGACGAGGGCCTGACCGTCACGGCGCGCAACGCCCGGACCAACGGGACGGACCTCCTCGTGGCGCTCCGGGACGAAGGGCTGACCGTCACCGGATTCAACGTGCGCGCGCCGACGTTGGACGACGTGTTCCTCGCCATCACGGGCGAGGAGTTGGAGGACGCGCCGGACGACGCCGCGGTGGACGCGGAGGTGATTCGATGA
- a CDS encoding ABC transporter permease, with translation MSTETDEATAGPTIAPGETGGGERGFWTDVWVNFKRWNLKAVRNPFVLTASLIQPIVFLVLFTQVFGQVATGAISRGGASITYESFLLPAIVIQVSLVAAATSGIGLVNDIEEGMFEKVLVSPMNRAAVFLGKTLAEMLRITVQILIILGLGVLLGANVVTGIGGALAIVAIGIVFAGWFTAFSNVVALVTRDQESTIIGANILQFPLLFVSSAFLPVELLPDWIQVISEVNPVTYGVDAARALVIDGWVWETIIPNVGVLVGLDLVLGAFAVYMLNRASSSAVQ, from the coding sequence ATGAGTACCGAGACCGACGAGGCGACGGCCGGGCCGACCATCGCCCCCGGCGAGACGGGCGGCGGCGAGCGCGGGTTCTGGACCGACGTGTGGGTCAACTTCAAGCGCTGGAACCTCAAAGCGGTGCGCAATCCGTTCGTGCTGACCGCCTCATTGATTCAGCCCATCGTCTTCCTCGTCCTGTTCACGCAGGTCTTCGGACAGGTCGCCACGGGAGCCATCAGCCGCGGCGGTGCGAGTATCACGTACGAAAGCTTCCTCCTGCCAGCTATCGTGATTCAGGTGTCGCTGGTCGCGGCCGCGACCTCGGGCATCGGTCTCGTCAACGACATCGAGGAAGGCATGTTCGAGAAAGTGCTGGTGAGTCCGATGAACCGCGCGGCGGTGTTCCTCGGCAAGACCTTGGCGGAGATGCTCCGCATCACGGTCCAGATTCTCATCATCCTCGGGTTGGGCGTCCTCCTCGGCGCGAACGTCGTCACCGGCATCGGGGGCGCGCTCGCCATCGTGGCCATCGGCATCGTGTTCGCCGGGTGGTTCACCGCGTTCTCGAACGTCGTCGCACTGGTCACCCGCGACCAAGAATCGACCATCATCGGCGCGAACATCCTCCAGTTCCCGCTTCTGTTCGTCTCGTCGGCGTTCCTCCCGGTCGAACTCCTCCCGGACTGGATTCAGGTCATCAGCGAGGTCAACCCCGTGACCTACGGCGTGGACGCGGCCCGCGCGCTCGTCATCGACGGGTGGGTCTGGGAGACGATTATTCCCAATGTGGGCGTGCTGGTCGGTCTCGACTTGGTTCTGGGCGCGTTCGCCGTGTACATGTTGAACCGAGCGTCGAGTTCCGCAGTTCAGTAG